The Streptomyces uncialis genomic interval GGGCACGGGGAACTGCGCGAAACCACCGAGCGACGGCACAGGAACGAAGTGCGCCCAGCCGGACAGACCTGGGAAGCGCAAGCGAAGGCGACCCGCCGGGACGGACCCCGGGGAAAAGGGTTCGTCAGCCGGAACGGCGAGGTGAGATCCTGGGGGACGTATGTCTACGCAGCCCGCTTCCGTGTCCGGCGCCCGAGGCGACCTCGGTGAGCGCCTCATAGAGCTCCCCCCGAGGGACGCCCACCGCCTGAGCCGCAGGCTCGACGGCGCCCACCGCATCCGCGAACCGCAGGCCCGCACTGCGGCCCTCGCGGAGATCACCGCGGAGATCGACCGCCTGGCGGCCCGCACCGCGGCCCGCCGCGCCCGCGTCCCCGAGGTGACATACCCGCAAGAGCTCCCGGTCAGCCGGCGCAAGGACGACATCCTCGCGGCGATCCGCGACCACCAGGTGGTGATCGTCGCAGGTGAGACGGGGTCCGGAAAGACCACGCAGATCCCCAAGATCTGCCTGGAACTGGGCCGCGGCGTCCGCGGCATGATCGGCCACACCCAGCCCCGCCGCCTCGCGGCCCGCACCGTCGCCGAACGCGTCGCGGACGAGCTGAAAACCCCCCTCGGGGAGGCCGTCGGCTGGAAGGTCCGCTTCACCGACCAGGTCGGCCAGGACACCTTCGTCAAGCTGATGACGGACGGCATCCTGCTCGCGGAGATCCAGACGGACCGCGAGCTGCGCGCCTACGACACGATCATCATCGACGAGGCCCACGAGCGGTCGCTCAACATCGACTTCCTGCTGGGCTACCTCGCCCAGCTGCTCCCCCGCCGCCCGGACCTGAAGGTGATCATCACCTCGGCGACGATCGACCCGGAGCGCTTCTCCCGGCACTTCGGGGACGCCCCGATCGTCGAGGTCAGCGGCCGTACGTACCCCGTGGAGGTGCGCTACCGGCCGCTCCTGGAGGACGGCGCCGAGGAGGACGCCGGCGACCGGGACCAGATCACCGCGATCTGCGAGGCGGTGACCGAGCTCCAGGGCGAGGGCCCCGGCGACGTCCTGGTGTTCCTCTCCGGCGAGCGGGAGATCCGGGACACCGCCGACGCGCTGAACAAGATGTTCACGCGCGCGGGCAGCGTCCTGCGGCAGAACACCGAGGTGCTGCCGCTGTACGCGCGGCTGTCGCACGCCGAGCAGCACCGGGTGTTCCAGGCGCACTCCGGCCGCCGGGTCGTCCTCGCGACGAACGTCGCCGAGACCTCGCTGACCGTCCCCGGCATCAAGTACGTGATCGACCCGGGCACCGCGCGGATCTCCCGGTACAGCCATCGCACCAAGGTCCAGCGGCTGCCCATCGAGCCGGTCAGCCAGGCCAGCGCCAACCAGCGCAAGGGCCGCTGCGGCCGTACCTCGGACGGCATCTGCGTACGGCTCTACTCGGAGGACGACTTCGAGTCCCGGCCCGAGTTCACGGACGCCGAGATCCTGCGCACCAACCTCGCGTCCGTGATCCTCCAGATGACGGCCGCCGGGCTCGGCGCCATCGAGCGGTTCCCGTTCATCGACCCGCCGGACCACCGCAACATCCGCGACGGTGTCCAGCTCCTCCAGGAGCTCGGCGCGCTCGACCCGGCCGAGAAGGACCACCGCAAGCGGCTCACCCCGCTCGGGCGCAAGCTCTCGCAGCTGCCCGTCGACCCGCGTCTCGCGCGCATGGTCGTCGAGGCCGACAAGAACGGCTGTGTCCGTGAGGTCATGGTCATCGCCGCCGCGCTGTCCATCCAGGACCCCCGGGAGCGGCCCGCCGACAAGCAGACCCAGGCCGACCAGCAGCACGCCCGCTTCAAGGACGAGACCAGCGACTTCCTCGCGCTGCTCAACCTCTGGCGGTACGTGCGCGAGCAGCAGAAGGAACGCGGCTCGTCGTCGTTCCGCCGGATGTGCAAGCAGGAGTACCTGAACTTCCTGCGCATCCGGGAGTGGCAGGACATCTACAGCCAGCTGCGGTCCGTGGCGAAGTCGATGGGTGTCGTGGTCAACGAGACCGACGCCTCCGAGCAGGCCGTGCACACCTCGCTGCTGGCCGGGCTGCTGTCCCATGTGGGCCTCAAGGACACCGAGAAGAACGAGTACCTGGGCGCGCGCGGCGCCAAGTTCGCGATCTTCCCCGGCTCGTCGCTGTTCAAGAAGCAGCCCAAGGTCCTGATGTCGGCCGAGCTGGTGGAGACCTCCCGGCTGTGGGCCCGGGTGAACGCGCGGATCGAGCCCGAGTGGATCGAGCCGATCGCCGGTCATCTGGTCAAGCGCACATACAGCGAGCCGCACTGGGAGAAGGACCAGGCCGCGGTGATGGCGTACGAGCGGGTGACCCTGTACGGCGTCCCGATCGTCGCGCACCGCAAGGTCAACTACGGCCGGATCGACCCGGAGACCTCCCGCGACCTGTTCATCCGCAACGCCCTGGTCGAGGGCGACTGGCGCACCCACCACAAGTTCTTCGCGGACAACCGCCGGCTGCTGACCGAGGTCGAGGAGCTGGAGCACCGGGCCCGCCGCCGCGACATCCTCGTGGACGACGAGACCCTGTTCGACTTCTACGACGAGCGGGTGCCCGAACACATCGTGTCCGGCGCCCACTTCGACTCCTGGTGGAAGCGCAAGCACCGGGAGGAGCCGGACCTGCTCGACTTCGAGCGGGAGATGCTCATCCGGGAGTCCGCGGAGGCGGTCACCAAGGCCGACTATCCGGACTCCTGGCGCCAGGGGCCGCTGACCTTCCGGGTGACGTACCAGTTCGAGCCGGGCGCGGACGCCGACGGGGTCACCGTCCACATCCCGCTCGCGGTGCTCAACCAGGTCACCGACGAGGGCTTCGACTGGCAGATCCCGGGGCTGCGCGGGCAGGTCGTCACGGAGCTGATCCGTTCGCTGCCCAAGCCGATCCGCCGGCACTACGTCCCCGCGCCGGACGTGGCGCAGCGCTTCCTGAAGCGGGCGGTCCCGCTCCAGGAGCCGCTGACGACGACGCTGGCGCGTGAGCTGCACGCGATGGTCCGGGTGCAGCTCGCCCCTGACGACTTCGACTGGGCGAAGGTCCCCGACCATCTGCGGATCACCTTCCGGGTGGTCGACGAGCGCCGCCGCAAGGTGTCCCCGGACGCCGAGGACAAGGATCTGGAGGCCCTGCGGCAGCGGCTGGCCCCCAAGGCCCGCCAGGCCGTCTCCCGGGCCGTCGCGGCCACCACGGAGCGCTCCGGCGGCACCGCGATCGAGCGCTCCGGGCTCACCGACTGGACGATCGGCGGTCTGACCCGGGTCTTCGAGGCGCGCCGCGCGGGTCAGCCGGTGAAGGCGTACCCGGCGCTGGTGGACGACGGGGACACCGTCTCCGTACGGCTCTTCGACTCGGAGGCGGAGCAGGCCGAGGCGATGTGGAAGGGCACCCGCAGGCTGATCGTGCGCAACATCCCGGTGAATCCGGCGAAGTTCGCCCTCGACAAGCTCAGCAACGCCCAGAAGCTGGCTCTTTCGGCCAATCCGCACGGCTCGGTGCAGGCCCTGTTCGAGGACTGCGCGACCGCCGCGGCCGACCGGCTGATCGCCGACTTCGGGGGCCCGGTGTGGGACGAGGAGTCGTTCCGGAAGCTGTTCGACAAGGTCCGCGCGGAGATCGTGGACCTCACCGTGCGGACGGTGGGCCAGGTCCAGCAGGTGCTGGCCGCCTGGCAGGCCGCCGAGCGGCGGCTGAAGGCGACGACGAGCCCCGCGCTGCTGGCGAACACCGCGGACGTCAGGGCCCAGCTCTCCGCCCTGGTGAAGCCCGGGTTCGTGACCGAGGCGGGCATCGGGCGGCTGGCGCATCTGATGCGCTATCTGGTCGCGGCGGACCGGCGGCTCCAGCAGATGCCGGGCGGCGTCCCCCGGGACACCGCCCGGATGGAGAAGGTCCACGACATGCGGGACGAGTACGCCTGGCTGCTCGAACAGCTGCCCAGGGGACGGCCGGTGCCGCGCCAGGTACGGGACATCCGCTGGATGATCGAGGAGCTGCGGGTCAGCTACTTCGCGCACTCCCTGGGCACGGCGTACCCCGTCTCCGACAAGCGGATCGTGAAGGCCATCGACGCCGCCGCGCCGTGACCGCGGGGCGCCCCGGCCCGGTGATCGGCCCCGCACGCTGGGTGAGTTCGACCGCATGGCCTGCGCTGCTGTAGAGTCCTGTTTCGCAGCGGGGCGCACGAAAAGGCGCCGCTGAGTCTGGTCCTGTGGAGCAGCTTGGAGTGCTCGCCACCCTGTCAAGGTGGAGGCCGCGGGTTCAAATCCCGTCAGGACCGCATAGTGGCCCACATCCTCTCGGATGTGGGCCTTCTTGCTGTTCCGGGCCGTACGGTCGGCCGGTGAGGCCCGCCGTACGGCCGGCCCCGGCGGTCCGCCCCGCGCCCCCGCTTCCCGCGCGCTCACGTCGCTCACGCCCCTGCGCGCGCGATCCCCGTTCCGTGCGCGAGGTCTTGACGGCCGCGCGCCGGGCGGGTACCTCCTCCACAAGTGGCGTGCGCGCCGCGCGCGCGGGGGCTTGGAGGTGGCACATGAGGGCTGTCGCCCGGCGTGAGACACGGGCACTGCTGCGGGCCCATCTGTCGGCGGCCGTCCGCTACCGCCATCGGGTCCGGCACTGCGCCGTGTGCGCCGCGTTGCACCGGCTGGCGGTGGAGTCGTCTACACGGCGACCGGAGCGGGCGGAAGACATCGGGGACGAAAGTCCCTCGAACGCGTGACTTCCGCGGGTCGGTCACCCACTCCCCGGGTGGGAGGCTGAAGCTTGTGGGCACGGAGGGCACGCGCCCGGCGCACTAGCGCAGGGGACAAGGGGCGAACAAGCGCCCGCGGGTGTGACGGGTGTCACCGTAAGAGTTTTGGGAACCCCCAGGCTTACGCGTGCCCTACAAAGGGTCAATTTAATATGTGCAATTGCACCGGCATCCGGGACAGTTCACGGAACATCCGACACCGCCCCCCGGCGGCCCGCGGAACGGCCCGTGCGACGCCGCTCCCGGGGACGGCCCGCGAAGGGCCCGCGACCCCCCGGGCGACCCCTTCGCCCGGACCCCCGCCGGGACCCCGTCCGGACCCCCGGACGGCATCCGCGGACGCCCGTCGGACGGCCCCGGGAACGCGGGCCCCGAAGCCCGCCCCGCACAGCGTCGGCGCCGGAGCGCACGGCGGCCCGAGACCGGGGACCCGGAGCGCGGCGGCCACGTGGGCGCCTGAGGCGCCCGGAAGGGCCCGACGGCCGGAGGAGTCGGCCGGGGGGCGGAAAGGCGCGGAGAAGGGCACAGGGAGCCGCAGAAGGCCATGAAGGAGGCCGCAGTGGGGCGTTGGGGATGGCGGACGGGCCGCGGGCGCGGCCGGCGCGCCACGGAATCCGTGCCCGTGCGCCACGGAATCCGCACAAAAAAATCGCGCTGGACCCGGCGGAGTCCAGCGCGATCGATGACGCTTCCTCGGCGGAACTGCTCACGTGCCTCGGGGTGGGCCCTGTTGGGGCAGGACCGACGTCGTATGGAGCTGAGTTACGGGCAGACACCAGGTGGGGGACCCGGTGACTCGGCCCGGTCGTGCGGTTGTTCAGGTGGTGCGGTCGAGCAGATGGAGCGGTGGAGCAGGTCGTGCGGTTGGTCAGGCCTCGCTGCGCTGCTGCGGAATGCCCGCGAGCAACGCGCGGACCTCTGCTTCGCGGTAGCGGCGGTGCCCGCCGAGCGTGCGGATCGACGTGAGCTTGCCAGCCTTGGCCCAGCGCGTGACCGTCTTGGGGTCGACGCGGAACATCGTGGCGACCTCAGCCGGGGTCAGCAGCGGCTCGGCATCAGGGGTGCGAGCGGTCATGAGCGGCCTCCTCGGGAGAACCGAACCATCTCGGTTCTTTCCTCTAAATTCTGCACCTTGACACGCGTTGCCCGAAATGGCGGACGCGGGTCGAGTCGGTTATAGGACGAACGGCTTGTCCTCGGCACTACAACTACACCATCCGTCCAGCCGCGTCGGCCAAACCGATGGAATTGCCCTCCCAGGTGTTCATCAGCGACGGATGCCGATGGACCGTGCCATAACGGACAGTCACACCCCCGTGACAATCGGTCACAGAGTGAGCAGGAGTCCACAGATCCCCCATAGCGCGCATTGCCGAGCATTCCGCACCAGAGCCGGATGGAAGGAGCTCTCCCCGGACTCCTTGTCCTATTTTGGCACGAGGAGGGGTGATGGGCGCAAGGCCCCGGTAAGTGCGGTCCATCACGCTTGACGCAAAAGACCGGATCGGGACCTACGTCCCGACGCTCCCTCACATCATCCGAATCCGCCCGACCGGCACCGCCCGCGAGGGCCGTACGCGGTCCACGACGACGGAATCCGTCGCCACCCGGCCCGCGCCCTGACCGGACGGCCGCCGGATCGCGGCCGGCCGGGTCGGAACCCCGCCGGGAACAGCTTGTCAGGACACTGCCACAGGTACGGACCACATGGGGACTTCCGGCGACCGAATCCGTCGCCCGGCGCCCACCCCGCCCCGACCTGTCCGCCCGGCTCAGTTCGCCGAGCGGCGGTCCCGGACCACGCGCCAGCGCTCCACCAGCCGCGCGTACACCGCCCCGGCCGCCACGCTGTCGCCCGCCCGCAGCGCCGCGATGCCCGCGGCGACGTCCGCGGCCGAGTGGTCCGCCGCGAGATGTTCGGCGGGCAGCGCGTGCACCAGACCGCCGTAGTCGAGCTCCACCAGCGAGCGCGGATGGAACTCCTCCAGCCAGCGCCCCACGTCCACCAGGCCCTCGACGAGCGGTCCGCCGCCCAGTGATTCCTTCAGCGCTTTCAGGCCACGCGCCACCCGCCGCCGCGCCTGCACCATCGGCGTGCGGTAACGCAGCACCGGCGGCGCCCCCTCCCCGGGCCCCGGCTCCCCGTCGCCCGGCCCGTCACCGGCGCCGGAACCCGGCCCGTCCGCGTCCGTCAGGTACTCCCGCTCGTCGTCGGTGACCAGGACGAACCACGCCAGCGGCACCTGCCAGGTCGCGGTACGGATCCAGGGGCGCGCGTCCGGGTTGCGGGCCCGCCAGCGCTCGTAGTCGTCGGCGCTCTGGCGGCGCACCACCGGGGGCAGCACCGCGTCGAGCACCGCCGGGGGCAGCCGGCCCCCGGACGCCAGCTCACCGAGCGCCTGCCAGCCCCGCAGCCGGGTCCGCCACGGGCAGACGCACACCACGCCGTCGACCTCCGTGACGAACGCGTCGTCGCTCTCGTGGACCGGCACCGGGACCGGCGGCACGGGCAGCAAGTCCGCCAGCGAGCGCCGGAGTTCGTCCTGGTACGAGGGGCGGTCGGGGCGGCGGGCGTAACGCGCCCAGTGGCCGCGTTCCGGTTCCGGGAAGGCGGCCACTGGCTCGTACACGCGCAAGTAGGACGCGTACGGCACGATCACCGAGGACACCTTGGGCACCTCTGCTCCCTCCCCCGCCGACCGGCGTGGAAACCTGCGACAAACCCTGATGAATCGTGCCATGTCCGTACTCCGGGAGAGGGTGATCCCCCGCACGTGCCCGTCGCCGTGGCGCGCAGGCTCTAGTCTCGTCCCACCGGGCCCGCCACCCGTACGGGAACCGGCCCACAACCGCCGCTACGTATCCGGGAGTCACCACCGTGACCGATGTAACCGACGGCGTCCTGCACACCCTGTTCCACTCGGACCAGGGCGGCCATGAACAGGTCGTGCTCTGCCAGGACCGTGCCAGCGGCCTCAAGGCCGTGATCGCCCTCCACTCCACCGCGCTGGGCCCCGCGCTCGGCGGCACCCGCTTCTACCCGTACGCGAACGAGGAGGCGGCCGTCGCCGACGCGCTGAACCTCGCGCGCGGGATGTCGTACAAGAACGCCATGGCCGGGCTCGACCACGGTGGCGGCAAGGCCGTCATCATCGGTGACCCGGAGCGGATCAAGACGGAGGCCCTGCTGCTGGCGTACGGCAGATTCGTGGCCTCGCTCGGCGGCCGGTACGTGACCGCCTGCGATGTCGGCACCTATGTCGCCGACATGGACGTGGTGGCCCGCGAGTGCCGCTGGACCACCGGACGCTCCCCCGGGAACGGCGGCGCGGGCGACTCGTCGGTGCTCACCGCGTACGGCGTCTTCCAGGGGATGCGGGCCAGCGCCCAGCATCTGTGGGGCGACCCGACACTGCGTGGCCGGAAAGTAGGGGTCGCGGGGGTCGGCAAGGTCGGTCACCATCTGGTCGAGCATCTGCTGGCCGACGGTGCCGAGGTCGTCGTCACCGATGTCCGCGCGGACGCCGTCCGGCGGCTGACCGATCTGCATCCGCGGGTCACCGTCGCCGCCGACACCGACGCGCTGATCCGGGTCGGCGGACTGGACGTGTACGCGCCCTGCGCGCTCGGCGGGGCCCTGGACGACGACACGGTGCCCGCCCTGACCGCGACCGTGGTGTGCGGCGCCGCCAACAACCAGCTCGCCCACCCCGGGGTGGAGAAGGATCTCGCCGACCGCAGCATCCTCTACGCCCCCGACTACGTGGTGAACGCGGGCGGGGTGATCCAGGTCGCGGACGAGCTGCACGGTTTCGACTTCGACCGGGCCAAGGTGAAGGCCGCGCGGATCTTCGACACCACCCTGGACATATTCACACGTGCAAAGAAGGACGGGATTCCGCCGGCCGCCGCGGCCGACCGTATCGCCGAGCACCGGATCGCCGAGGCGCGTTCCGCGAGCCGCTGAATCCCACCCCGGGGCGGGGGTCCGACACGCGCGGCGCCGCCCCTGTGTGAAGGTGTCGTGACCCTGCCGAGGGGGCTGAGAGATGAGACTCATCCTCCGTCGGCGGGTCGGCCCCTGAGAAGAGGTTAAAATCGCGGGTGACCAGCGAGGACGGGGCGCCTCACCGGTCTTGCGCACCCGCGCGTCCTGCGGGCGACGTACCGTATGACCGCGGGAGCAGGTACCGTGGAAGCCCTACGGACCGGTCTCTCCACGGAGAGTCCGTTCCCGACCATGAACGCGTGTCAAGACTCTGGGGCCACCGAGCCCCGTCACCGAGGGGGTCGAGCCATGGGGCGCGGCCGGGCCAAGGCCAAGCAGACGAAGGTCGCCCGCCAGCTGAAGTACAACAGCGGTGGGACTGACCTCTCACGCCTGGCCAACGAGCTGGGCGCGTCGACTTCGAACCAGCCGCCGAACAGCGAGCCGTTCGAGGACGACGACGAGGACGACAACGACCCGTACGCACGGTACGCGGATCTGTACAACGAGGACGACGACGACGAGTCGGCCGGTGAGTCCGGTCCGTCGGCGCGGCGTCGGGGCGCTTGACGCCACGGCCGTTGCGCGTAACCCGCGTCATCCGTAGCAGCGTCCCCATACTGGTCGGCGGGGTCTTCCGCCGGTGCGTCGGCACACCCTGACGTCACCGTCGGCGGCCGGTCGGCCGACGGCACCTTCCCGGTCCGGGCACATCACGCCGGACCGGGTTTTGTGCTTCCCCGAGGCGGTCCTGGCGGGTCCCACCGCCCACCGCCCCGTACGGCGGGATTCCCGGGTACCCCGGTCCGGCGCCGTCCGTCCGGCCTTTTCGGGCCGGGGGCGGACGGCACCGCGGTCAGCGGATCCCCTCCCCCGCGGTGGGGGCGTGACTACTTCGGGTGGTCGCCGACCAGGGCCGCGCCCGTGCTGTGGTCGCCGCGTTCGGTGATCTCGCCCGCGATCCAGGCGTCCACGCCCCGGTCCGCGAACAGGGTCAGGGCGACCTCGGCCGACTCGGCGGGCACCACGGCCATCATGCCGACGCCCATGTTCAGGGTCTTCTCCAGCTCCAGCCGCTCGACCCGCCCGACCTTGCCCACCAGGTCGAAGATCGCTCCGGGGGCCCAGGTGGAGCGGTCCACGACGGCGTGCAGCCCGTCCGGGACGACCCGGGCCAGGTTGGCGGCGAGACCGCCGCCGGTGATGTGGCTGAAGGCGTGCACCTCGGCGGTACGGGCCAGCGCCAGACAGTCCAGCGAGTAGATCCGGGTGGGCTCCAGCAGCTCCTCGCCCAGGGTGCGGCCGAGCTCGTCCACACGCTGGTCGAGCGAGAGTCCGCCCTGGTCGAAGAGGACATGGCGGACCAGCGAGTACCCGTTCGAGTGAAGGCCGGAGGAGGCCATCGCGATCACCGCGTCACCCGTGCGGATACGATCCGGGCCGAGCAGCCGGTCGGCCTCGACGACGCCCGTACCCGCACCGGCGACATCGAAGTCGTCCGGGCCGAGCAGGCCCGGGTGTTCGGCGGTCTCGCCGCCGACCAGGGCGCAGCCCGCGAGGACGCAGCCCTCGGCGATGCCCTTGACGATGGCCGCGACCCGCTCCGGGTGGACCTTGCCGACGCAGATGTAGTCGGTCATGAACAGCGGCTCGGCGCCGCACACCGCGATGTCGTCCATGACCATCGCGACCAGGTCATGGCCGATCGTGTCGTAGACGCCGAGGCGGCGGGCGATGTCGACCTTGGTGCCGACGCCGTCGGTCGCGGAGGCGAGCAGCGGACGCTCATAGCGCTTGAGCGCGGACGCGTCGAAGAGCCCGGCGAACCCGCCGAGGCCGCCGACGACCTCGGGGCGCCGGGTCTTGCGCACCCACTCCTTCATCAGCTCGACGGCGCGGTCGCCCGCCTCGATGTCGACGCCCGCGCTCGCGTAGCTCGCGCCGGAGCCGGGGCCCGGCGTGCTCACAGGGGATTCAGCAGACATGCTCGCGGAACCTTCGTGTCGTGTCTCGGGGAGGGGGGTTACGGGCGACGGAGCGCGTCGACCGCGGCGGTGGCCGCCGGACCGGCCGCCAGCTCGGTCTGGAGGAGCTGCTTGCCGAGCAGTTCCGGGTCGGGCAGATCCATCGGATACTCACCGTCGAAGCAGGCCCGGCAGAGGTTGGGCTTGGCGATGGTGGTGGCCTCGATCATGGCGTCGAGGGAGATGTACGAGAGGGAGTCGGCCGCCAGCGACCTGCCGATCTCCTCGACGGACATGCCGTTGGCGATGAGTTCGGCGCGGGTCGCGAAGTCGATGCCGAAGAAGCAGGGCCACTTCACGGGCGGCGACGAGATCCGGATGTGGATCTCGGCGGCACCGGCCTCGCGGAGCATCCGGACCAGGGCGCGCTGGGTGTTGCCGCGCACGATCGAGTCGTCCACGACGACCAGTCGCTTGCCCCGGATGACTTCCTTCAGCGGGTTGAGCTTCAGCCGGATGCCGAGCTGGCGGATCGTCTGCGAGGGCTGGATGAAGGTCCGGCCCACATACGCGTTCTTCACCAGACCGGCACCGAACGGGATGCCGGACTCCTCCGCGTACCCGATCGCGGCGGGGGTGCCGGATTCCGGGGTCGCTATCACCAGGTCGGCCTCGACCGGTGCTTCCTTCGCGAGCCGCCGGCCCATCTCCACCCGGGAGAGGTAGACGTTCCGCCCGGCGATGTCGGTGTCGGGGCGGGCGAGGTACACGTACTCGAAGACACAGCCCTTGGGCTTCGCTTCTGCGAATCGTGAGGTGCGGATGCCGTTCTCGTCGACGGCGATGAACTCGCCCGGCTCGATCTCCCGGACATAGGTCGCGCCGCAGATGTCCAGGGCGGCGGACTCCGAGGCGACGACCCAGCCGCGCTCCAGCCGGCCGAGCACCAGCGGGCGGATGCCCTGCGGGTCACGGGCCGCGTAGAGGGTGTTCTCGTCCATGAAGACCAGCGAGAAGGCGCCCATCACCTCGGGGAGCACCTTGGCGGCGGACTCCTCGATGGTCAGGGGCTTGCCGTCGTCGTCGGTCTGGCCCGCGAGGAGCGCGGTGACGAGGTCGGTGTCGTTGGTGGCGGCGACCTGGGTGGCGCGGCCTTCCCGCCGGGGCAGGTCGGCGACCATCTCGGCGAGCTTGGCGGTGTTCACCAGGTTGCCGTTGTGGCCGAGCGCGAGGGAGCCGTGCGGAGTGGCGCGGAACGTGGGCTGGGCGTTCTCCCACACCGATGCGCCGGTGGTCGAGTAGCGGGCGTGTCCTACGGCGATGTGGCCCCTGAGGGCGCCGAGGGAGGTCTCGTCGAAGACCTGGGAGACCAGTCCCATGTCCTTGAAGACGAGAATCTGGGAGCCGTTGCTGACCGCGATACCCGCGGATTCCTGGCCCCGATGCTGGAGGGCGTACAGCCCGAAGTACGTGAGCTTTGCGACCTCTTCGCCCGGAGCCCAGACACCGAAGACGCCACAAGCGTCCTGGGGGCCCTTCTCGCCGGGAAGCAGAT includes:
- the purM gene encoding phosphoribosylformylglycinamidine cyclo-ligase, which produces MSAESPVSTPGPGSGASYASAGVDIEAGDRAVELMKEWVRKTRRPEVVGGLGGFAGLFDASALKRYERPLLASATDGVGTKVDIARRLGVYDTIGHDLVAMVMDDIAVCGAEPLFMTDYICVGKVHPERVAAIVKGIAEGCVLAGCALVGGETAEHPGLLGPDDFDVAGAGTGVVEADRLLGPDRIRTGDAVIAMASSGLHSNGYSLVRHVLFDQGGLSLDQRVDELGRTLGEELLEPTRIYSLDCLALARTAEVHAFSHITGGGLAANLARVVPDGLHAVVDRSTWAPGAIFDLVGKVGRVERLELEKTLNMGVGMMAVVPAESAEVALTLFADRGVDAWIAGEITERGDHSTGAALVGDHPK
- the bldC gene encoding developmental transcriptional regulator BldC — its product is MTARTPDAEPLLTPAEVATMFRVDPKTVTRWAKAGKLTSIRTLGGHRRYREAEVRALLAGIPQQRSEA
- a CDS encoding DUF6274 family protein translates to MRAVARRETRALLRAHLSAAVRYRHRVRHCAVCAALHRLAVESSTRRPERAEDIGDESPSNA
- a CDS encoding DUF3073 domain-containing protein; this encodes MGRGRAKAKQTKVARQLKYNSGGTDLSRLANELGASTSNQPPNSEPFEDDDEDDNDPYARYADLYNEDDDDESAGESGPSARRRGA
- a CDS encoding Leu/Phe/Val dehydrogenase, which gives rise to MTDVTDGVLHTLFHSDQGGHEQVVLCQDRASGLKAVIALHSTALGPALGGTRFYPYANEEAAVADALNLARGMSYKNAMAGLDHGGGKAVIIGDPERIKTEALLLAYGRFVASLGGRYVTACDVGTYVADMDVVARECRWTTGRSPGNGGAGDSSVLTAYGVFQGMRASAQHLWGDPTLRGRKVGVAGVGKVGHHLVEHLLADGAEVVVTDVRADAVRRLTDLHPRVTVAADTDALIRVGGLDVYAPCALGGALDDDTVPALTATVVCGAANNQLAHPGVEKDLADRSILYAPDYVVNAGGVIQVADELHGFDFDRAKVKAARIFDTTLDIFTRAKKDGIPPAAAADRIAEHRIAEARSASR
- the hrpA gene encoding ATP-dependent RNA helicase HrpA, with protein sequence MSTQPASVSGARGDLGERLIELPPRDAHRLSRRLDGAHRIREPQARTAALAEITAEIDRLAARTAARRARVPEVTYPQELPVSRRKDDILAAIRDHQVVIVAGETGSGKTTQIPKICLELGRGVRGMIGHTQPRRLAARTVAERVADELKTPLGEAVGWKVRFTDQVGQDTFVKLMTDGILLAEIQTDRELRAYDTIIIDEAHERSLNIDFLLGYLAQLLPRRPDLKVIITSATIDPERFSRHFGDAPIVEVSGRTYPVEVRYRPLLEDGAEEDAGDRDQITAICEAVTELQGEGPGDVLVFLSGEREIRDTADALNKMFTRAGSVLRQNTEVLPLYARLSHAEQHRVFQAHSGRRVVLATNVAETSLTVPGIKYVIDPGTARISRYSHRTKVQRLPIEPVSQASANQRKGRCGRTSDGICVRLYSEDDFESRPEFTDAEILRTNLASVILQMTAAGLGAIERFPFIDPPDHRNIRDGVQLLQELGALDPAEKDHRKRLTPLGRKLSQLPVDPRLARMVVEADKNGCVREVMVIAAALSIQDPRERPADKQTQADQQHARFKDETSDFLALLNLWRYVREQQKERGSSSFRRMCKQEYLNFLRIREWQDIYSQLRSVAKSMGVVVNETDASEQAVHTSLLAGLLSHVGLKDTEKNEYLGARGAKFAIFPGSSLFKKQPKVLMSAELVETSRLWARVNARIEPEWIEPIAGHLVKRTYSEPHWEKDQAAVMAYERVTLYGVPIVAHRKVNYGRIDPETSRDLFIRNALVEGDWRTHHKFFADNRRLLTEVEELEHRARRRDILVDDETLFDFYDERVPEHIVSGAHFDSWWKRKHREEPDLLDFEREMLIRESAEAVTKADYPDSWRQGPLTFRVTYQFEPGADADGVTVHIPLAVLNQVTDEGFDWQIPGLRGQVVTELIRSLPKPIRRHYVPAPDVAQRFLKRAVPLQEPLTTTLARELHAMVRVQLAPDDFDWAKVPDHLRITFRVVDERRRKVSPDAEDKDLEALRQRLAPKARQAVSRAVAATTERSGGTAIERSGLTDWTIGGLTRVFEARRAGQPVKAYPALVDDGDTVSVRLFDSEAEQAEAMWKGTRRLIVRNIPVNPAKFALDKLSNAQKLALSANPHGSVQALFEDCATAAADRLIADFGGPVWDEESFRKLFDKVRAEIVDLTVRTVGQVQQVLAAWQAAERRLKATTSPALLANTADVRAQLSALVKPGFVTEAGIGRLAHLMRYLVAADRRLQQMPGGVPRDTARMEKVHDMRDEYAWLLEQLPRGRPVPRQVRDIRWMIEELRVSYFAHSLGTAYPVSDKRIVKAIDAAAP
- the purF gene encoding amidophosphoribosyltransferase is translated as MPRGDGRLNHDLLPGEKGPQDACGVFGVWAPGEEVAKLTYFGLYALQHRGQESAGIAVSNGSQILVFKDMGLVSQVFDETSLGALRGHIAVGHARYSTTGASVWENAQPTFRATPHGSLALGHNGNLVNTAKLAEMVADLPRREGRATQVAATNDTDLVTALLAGQTDDDGKPLTIEESAAKVLPEVMGAFSLVFMDENTLYAARDPQGIRPLVLGRLERGWVVASESAALDICGATYVREIEPGEFIAVDENGIRTSRFAEAKPKGCVFEYVYLARPDTDIAGRNVYLSRVEMGRRLAKEAPVEADLVIATPESGTPAAIGYAEESGIPFGAGLVKNAYVGRTFIQPSQTIRQLGIRLKLNPLKEVIRGKRLVVVDDSIVRGNTQRALVRMLREAGAAEIHIRISSPPVKWPCFFGIDFATRAELIANGMSVEEIGRSLAADSLSYISLDAMIEATTIAKPNLCRACFDGEYPMDLPDPELLGKQLLQTELAAGPAATAAVDALRRP